Proteins encoded by one window of Amaranthus tricolor cultivar Red isolate AtriRed21 chromosome 4, ASM2621246v1, whole genome shotgun sequence:
- the LOC130809917 gene encoding vacuolar protein sorting-associated protein 35B isoform X2 has translation MLFHDPELRTSIKVFGLQGPVRVREKREKERNELRDLVGKNLHILSQIEGVDLDMYRDTVLPRILEQVVNCKDELSQHYLMDCIIQVFPDEYHLQTLDILLAACPQLQPTVDIKTVLSQLMERLSNYAASSTEVLPEFLQVEAFAKLNNAIGKVIEAQIDMPIAGAITLYTSLLMFSLRVHPDRLDYVDLVLGACVGKLSGKPKLEDSRATKQIIALLSAPLDKYNDAVTALTLSNYPRIMDYLDNDTNKVMAMVIIQNILKNYTCISTADQVEALFELIKGLIKDIGDGAVDEVDEEDFKEEQNSVARLIHMLYNDDPDEMLKIICTVQRHIMTGGHRRLPFTVPPLVFSALKLARRLQGQDGEADGEEAPASPKKIFRLMNQAVDALSCVPSPDLALRLYLLCAEAASDCDLEPIAYEFFTQAFILYEEEIADSKAQFTAIHLIIGTLQKMNVFGVENRDTLTHKATGYSAKLLKKADQCRAVYACSHLFWVDDQDGTKDGERVLLCLKRSLRIANAAQQMANVTRGSSGPVTLFVEILNKYLYFFEKGSPQVTSSAIQGLVELIRTEMQSETSTPDLATSAFFNSTLRYIQFQKQKGGVMGEKYDPVKI, from the exons ACCTGCATATACTAAGTCAAATTGAAGGTGTTGATCTTGATATGTACAGAGATACCGTTCTTCCCAGAATTCTAGAGCAG GTTGTTAATTGTAAAGATGAACTatcacaacattatttgatggACTGCATAATCCAAGTGTTTCCAGATGAGTATCACTTGCAAACGCTTGACATATTATTGGCTGCTTGTCCACAGCTTCAG CCAACAGTTGACATCAAAACAGTGCTGTCTCAGCTGATGGAGAGGCTTTCAAACTATGCAGCATCAAGCACAGAA GTATTACCTGAGTTCTTACAAGTGGAAGCTTTTGCTAAACTGAACAATGCCATTGGAAAG GTTATTGAGGCACAAATTGACATGCCAATTGCTGGAGCCATAACTTTATACACTTCACTTCTTATGTTCTCTCTGCGTGTTCACCCTGATCGCCTAGACTACGTGGATCTAGTTCTG GGTGCTTGTGTCGGGAAACTTTCTGGGAAGCCAAAGCTTGAAGACAGCCGAGCAACAAAACAAATTATTGCACTTCTAAGTGCTCCATTGGACAAGTACAATGATGCAGTTACAGCATTGACTCTTTCTAATTATCCTCGCATCATGGACTACCTTGACAATGATACTAACAAAGTTATGGCAATGGTTATCATACAAAACATTCTAAAGAACTACACTTGCATTTCCACTGCTGATCAA GTAGAGGCATTATTTGAGTTGATCAAAGGGCTTATCAAAGATATAGGTGATGGCGCAGTGGATGAG GTTGACGAAGAGGATTTCAAGGAAGAACAGAATTCTGTTGCTCGTCTTATACACATGCTGTATAATGATGACCCTGATGAGATGCTGAAG ATTATATGTACTGTACAGAGACATATCATGACTGGTGGACATAGACGGTTGCCCTTCACTGTTCCCCCTCTTGTTTTTTCTGCTCTCAAG TTGGCCCGGAGGCTACAAGGACAAGATGGTGAGGCTGATGGAGAAGAAGCACCTGCTTCTCCTAAAAAGATCTTTCGGTTAATGAATCAG GCTGTTGATGCTCTTTCATGTGTTCCTTCTCCTGATCTGGCATTGAGACTATATTTGCTATGTGCTGAG GCTGCCAGTGATTGTGACCTAGAGCCAATAGCCTATGAATTCTTCACCCAAGCATTTATACTATATGAAGAAGAAATTGCG GATTCCAAAGCACAATTTACTGCTATACACCTTATAATTGGTACGCTACAGAAGATGAATGTGTTTGGCGTGGAAAATAGAGATACCCTGACACATAAGGCAACCGGG TACTCTGCGAAACTTTTGAAGAAAGCTGACCAATGCAGAGCCGTTTATGCATGCTCTCATCTCTTCTGGGTAGATGACCAAGATGGTACCAAGGATGGAGAGAG GGTTTTGCTATGCCTGAAGCGTTCTCTACGAATCGCAAATGCTGCTCAACAGATGGCTAATGTGACACGTGGAAGCAGCGGGCCAGTGACCTTGTTCGTAGAAATTCTAAACAA GTATCTGTACTTCTTCGAGAAGGGAAGTCCACAGGTTACAAGTTCAGCTATCCAAGGTCTCGTTGAGTTGATACGAACTGAAATGCAGAGTGAGACGTCAACTCCAGATCTTGCCACCTCCGCTTTTTTTAACAGCACATTGCGATATATCCAATTTCAAAAACAGAAAGGCGGTGTTATGGGTGAAAAGTATGATCCAGTTAAGATATAA